One Kineococcus radiotolerans SRS30216 = ATCC BAA-149 DNA window includes the following coding sequences:
- a CDS encoding CitMHS family transporter: MIVVMRRWATAFVAIIAAPIVFALIAGRGLDLPDMMEAGLETTAPTAALLLFAVLYFGLMMDLKLFDPLTNFILRISKGDPLRISVGTAVVALAVALDGDGTTTYMIVCSAFIPLYRRLGMNPLIIAVLATMSLGLISGSTPWGGAATRAISVMHLDAGDYFVPLIPSLALTSVFILLVAVVLGLRERRRVDADLIVELAAEIRAGSRSGGSSGSGGVATMLGGGAHSAAAAAAAGIGAGDGSTMAAGAAAGAGTATGGIGWRYWFNLVLTVTLLVLLVLDLAPLVILFMVAFVIALLVNVPTRHEQGELIKTHGANAVPVVILVLAAGIFTGILSETGMISAMANSLLSVVPDSLGGLVPLFTALISIPLGFFMSNDAFFFGILPVLAESASTYGIHPMEIARAGVVGQMAHMIGPASAPLWVLLGLLKKELGDFQRFAIGWVVVVSLIFAGFCVLTGAISVSL; the protein is encoded by the coding sequence ATGATCGTGGTCATGAGACGCTGGGCCACGGCCTTCGTCGCCATCATCGCCGCCCCCATCGTCTTCGCCCTGATCGCCGGGCGGGGCCTGGACCTGCCCGACATGATGGAAGCCGGCCTGGAGACCACGGCCCCCACCGCAGCCCTGCTGCTGTTCGCCGTCCTCTACTTCGGCCTGATGATGGACCTGAAGCTGTTCGACCCCCTGACCAACTTCATCCTGCGCATCTCCAAGGGTGACCCGCTGCGCATCAGCGTCGGCACCGCCGTCGTCGCCCTCGCGGTGGCGCTGGACGGGGACGGCACTACCACCTACATGATCGTCTGCTCGGCGTTCATCCCGCTGTACCGCCGCCTGGGCATGAACCCGCTGATCATCGCCGTCCTGGCCACCATGTCCCTGGGCCTGATCTCCGGCTCCACCCCCTGGGGCGGGGCCGCCACCCGCGCCATCAGCGTCATGCACCTGGACGCCGGGGACTACTTCGTCCCCCTCATCCCTTCCCTCGCGTTGACCTCGGTGTTCATCCTCCTTGTCGCCGTCGTCCTGGGCCTGCGCGAACGACGTCGGGTCGACGCCGACCTGATCGTCGAACTCGCCGCGGAGATCCGCGCCGGCTCCCGATCTGGCGGCTCCAGTGGTTCCGGCGGCGTGGCCACCATGCTCGGCGGCGGCGCGCACTCCGCTGCGGCTGCCGCTGCTGCCGGTATCGGCGCCGGTGATGGTTCCACCATGGCCGCCGGTGCTGCCGCTGGCGCGGGCACCGCGACGGGCGGTATCGGGTGGCGCTACTGGTTCAACCTCGTCCTCACCGTCACCCTGCTGGTGCTGCTGGTGCTGGACCTGGCGCCGCTGGTCATCCTCTTCATGGTCGCCTTCGTCATCGCCCTGCTGGTCAACGTCCCCACCCGCCACGAACAGGGCGAGCTCATCAAGACCCACGGCGCCAACGCCGTTCCCGTCGTCATCCTCGTCCTGGCCGCCGGCATCTTCACCGGCATCCTGTCCGAAACCGGGATGATCAGTGCGATGGCGAACTCGCTGCTGTCGGTCGTGCCCGACTCCCTGGGCGGTCTGGTCCCGCTGTTCACCGCCCTCATCAGCATCCCGCTGGGCTTCTTCATGTCCAACGACGCCTTCTTCTTCGGGATCCTGCCCGTGCTGGCGGAGTCGGCCTCCACCTACGGCATCCACCCGATGGAGATCGCCCGCGCCGGGGTCGTGGGGCAGATGGCCCACATGATCGGCCCGGCCTCCGCGCCGCTGTGGGTGCTCCTGGGCCTGCTGAAGAAGGAGCTCGGCGACTTCCAGCGCTTCGCCATCGGCTGGGTCGTCGTGGTCTCCCTGATCTTCGCCGGGTTCTGCGTCCTCACTGGCGCGATCTCCGTCTCCCTCTGA
- a CDS encoding isocitrate/isopropylmalate dehydrogenase family protein, which translates to MSTASTATTTATTPAAPAVGSKQYSLAVLHGDGIGPEIVPASVKILDAAVAAAGATPIAWTELPLGRSAIDEYGEHTPTKTLDALDEVDGWLLGPHDSAAYPEPYRSQLNPSGTIRKHFGLFANIRPAKAFRGGNAIVEGTDLVIVRENTEGFYADRNTFAGTGEMMPTPDVAIMHGIITRAATERIAHEAFQLARTRDKRVTIVHKANVLKMTTGLFRDVCREVGKQYPDVAINDFHIDAATVHLVRRADKFDVIVTENMFGDILSDLAGEVAGSLGIAPSINSSATHAMAQASHGSAPDIAGRDIANPIAMILSSAMLLRWLAAKFDDEKIARAADIVEAAVDLTVAEGATTPDMGGTSSCSGFADAVVAATARV; encoded by the coding sequence ATGAGCACCGCCTCCACCGCGACGACCACCGCGACGACCCCGGCCGCGCCTGCCGTGGGGTCGAAGCAGTACAGCCTCGCCGTCCTGCACGGCGACGGCATCGGCCCGGAGATCGTCCCGGCCTCGGTGAAGATCCTCGACGCGGCCGTGGCCGCCGCCGGCGCCACGCCCATCGCCTGGACCGAGCTGCCGTTGGGGCGCTCCGCCATCGACGAGTACGGCGAGCACACCCCCACCAAGACCCTCGACGCCCTCGACGAGGTCGACGGCTGGCTGCTGGGCCCCCACGACAGCGCCGCCTACCCCGAGCCCTACCGCTCCCAGCTGAACCCTTCGGGCACCATCCGCAAGCACTTCGGCCTCTTCGCCAACATCCGTCCCGCCAAGGCCTTCCGCGGCGGCAACGCCATCGTCGAGGGCACCGACCTGGTCATCGTGCGGGAGAACACCGAAGGCTTCTACGCCGACCGCAACACCTTCGCCGGCACCGGCGAGATGATGCCCACCCCCGACGTGGCGATCATGCACGGCATCATCACCCGCGCCGCGACCGAACGCATCGCCCACGAGGCCTTCCAGTTGGCCCGCACCCGCGACAAGCGCGTGACCATCGTCCACAAGGCCAACGTGCTGAAGATGACTACCGGTCTCTTCCGCGACGTCTGCCGCGAGGTGGGGAAGCAGTACCCCGACGTCGCCATCAACGACTTCCACATCGACGCCGCCACCGTGCACCTGGTGCGCCGGGCGGACAAGTTCGACGTCATCGTCACCGAGAACATGTTCGGCGACATCCTCTCCGACCTCGCCGGGGAGGTCGCCGGCTCCCTCGGCATCGCGCCCTCGATCAACTCTTCCGCCACCCACGCCATGGCTCAGGCCTCGCACGGTTCGGCTCCCGACATCGCCGGGCGCGACATCGCCAACCCGATCGCGATGATCCTCTCCAGCGCGATGCTGCTGCGCTGGTTGGCGGCGAAGTTCGACGACGAGAAGATCGCCCGCGCCGCTGACATCGTCGAAGCCGCCGTCGACCTCACCGTCGCCGAGGGCGCCACCACCCCTGACATGGGCGGCACCTCCTCCTGCAGCGGCTTCGCCGACGCCGTCGTGGCCGCGACCGCGCGCGTCTGA
- a CDS encoding aspartate/glutamate racemase family protein yields MSPAQLPAQLPAGSAPRPLVALISATPASIPPVTAAFADAFPDAVLWNILDDRLLPEAEQRGGVTDELAQRMGRLIEHAVREGADAVLLTCSLYGPVTAALREAAPVPLLPPDGAAFDAVLRSGHRRILLVASNPASMNDSRRRLLQQAASEGLQVEVDAVVVPGAVRPALEGDQEALTEALYSALLPALAEHPDTGAVLLAQYSLAPAAPALASELGRRVYSSPQAAAELLHQQLTAGVR; encoded by the coding sequence ATGTCCCCCGCTCAGCTCCCCGCCCAGCTCCCCGCTGGGAGCGCCCCGCGTCCGCTGGTCGCGCTCATCAGTGCCACCCCGGCCTCCATTCCGCCGGTCACCGCCGCCTTCGCCGACGCCTTCCCCGACGCGGTGCTGTGGAACATCCTCGACGACCGCCTCCTGCCTGAAGCCGAACAGCGCGGTGGGGTCACCGACGAACTGGCTCAGCGGATGGGCCGCCTCATCGAGCACGCCGTGCGCGAGGGTGCTGACGCTGTGCTGCTGACCTGCTCGCTGTACGGGCCGGTCACCGCCGCCCTGCGTGAGGCAGCCCCCGTGCCGCTGCTGCCCCCCGACGGCGCGGCCTTCGACGCCGTCCTGCGCTCCGGTCACCGTCGGATCCTGCTGGTGGCCTCCAACCCGGCCTCGATGAACGACAGCCGGCGACGGCTGCTGCAGCAGGCCGCGAGCGAAGGCCTCCAGGTGGAGGTCGACGCGGTGGTCGTGCCCGGCGCGGTGCGACCCGCGTTGGAGGGGGACCAGGAGGCTTTGACCGAGGCCCTGTACTCCGCCCTGCTGCCGGCCCTGGCCGAGCACCCCGACACCGGGGCGGTGCTGCTGGCGCAGTACTCCCTGGCCCCAGCCGCACCGGCGCTGGCCTCCGAGCTGGGCCGGCGCGTCTACAGCAGCCCGCAAGCGGCAGCGGAGCTGCTGCACCAGCAGCTGACGGCGGGCGTGCGGTGA
- a CDS encoding four-carbon acid sugar kinase family protein encodes MIGAIADDFTGATDVAVAFRRAGLRVAVHFGVPTAASAAVEAGLDAVVVALKSRTIEPTEAVEQSLQAARWLQDQGVRQLYFKYCSTFDSTARGNIGPVADALLELTGAATTVVVPASPAHGRTQYLGNLFVGDVPLAESPMRHHPLTPMTDSNVQRLLQGQTTHPTALLTRSVVARGAAAVRQSLQAAAAAGTDYVVVDALDEQDLLTIGQACVDLPLLTGAAGLAGGLGAALAQRERAVSQRAAGTASPPVEGTLSADAPGADATGGDVPGGDVPGGGPAAVLAGSCSARTLEQLTALRTAAPGSSAHPAHFLDAVQTPDAAALAEQALNWYEQQDPAGPAPLIYSSQPPQQLRAAQQALGVERASLILEEATGLIARGLAERGVRRLVVAGGETSGAVVTALGVSDGLIGSEAAPGVPWIRTARPETGRGATQGADDGDGRHLWLLLKSGNFGDPQLLVRAADTASPASSGDTGSPASSGDTASPASSGDTASPASSGDTATETAVPA; translated from the coding sequence GTGATCGGTGCCATCGCTGATGACTTCACCGGGGCCACCGACGTCGCTGTGGCCTTCCGCCGTGCCGGTCTGCGTGTCGCGGTGCACTTCGGTGTCCCCACTGCCGCCTCGGCTGCGGTCGAGGCGGGCTTGGATGCGGTCGTGGTTGCGTTGAAGTCGCGCACGATCGAGCCCACCGAAGCGGTCGAGCAGTCTTTGCAGGCTGCGCGCTGGCTGCAGGATCAAGGCGTCCGTCAGCTGTACTTCAAGTACTGCTCGACCTTCGACTCCACCGCTCGCGGCAACATCGGCCCCGTCGCTGACGCGCTGCTGGAGCTCACAGGAGCCGCCACCACCGTGGTAGTGCCGGCTTCCCCGGCCCACGGCCGCACCCAGTACCTGGGCAACCTGTTCGTCGGTGACGTGCCGCTGGCGGAGTCTCCCATGCGCCACCACCCGCTGACGCCGATGACCGACAGCAACGTGCAGCGTCTGCTGCAGGGGCAGACCACGCATCCCACCGCGCTGCTCACCCGATCGGTGGTGGCCCGCGGCGCGGCAGCGGTGCGCCAGTCGCTGCAGGCCGCGGCTGCCGCCGGCACCGACTACGTCGTCGTCGACGCCCTCGACGAGCAGGACCTGCTCACCATCGGGCAGGCGTGCGTTGACCTGCCCCTGCTGACCGGGGCCGCCGGCCTGGCTGGTGGCCTCGGCGCCGCCCTGGCTCAGCGCGAGCGCGCCGTGTCACAGCGAGCCGCAGGGACGGCATCGCCCCCCGTCGAGGGCACGCTGAGTGCGGATGCGCCCGGTGCGGATGCGACGGGTGGGGACGTGCCCGGTGGGGACGTGCCCGGTGGGGGACCGGCTGCGGTGCTGGCCGGCAGCTGCTCCGCTCGCACCCTGGAGCAGCTCACCGCGCTGCGCACTGCAGCCCCCGGGAGCTCCGCGCACCCGGCGCACTTCCTGGACGCGGTGCAAACCCCTGACGCCGCAGCCTTGGCCGAGCAGGCTTTGAACTGGTACGAGCAGCAGGACCCCGCCGGCCCCGCCCCGCTGATCTACTCCTCCCAGCCGCCGCAGCAGCTGCGCGCTGCGCAGCAGGCCCTCGGTGTCGAACGGGCCTCGCTGATCCTGGAGGAGGCCACCGGCCTCATCGCCCGCGGCCTCGCCGAGCGGGGAGTTCGTCGCCTGGTCGTGGCCGGTGGGGAGACCTCCGGTGCAGTCGTCACCGCCTTGGGCGTCAGCGACGGGCTCATCGGCTCCGAGGCCGCCCCCGGTGTCCCCTGGATCCGCACCGCACGCCCCGAGACCGGCCGTGGTGCCACCCAGGGGGCCGACGACGGAGACGGCAGGCACCTGTGGTTGCTGCTCAAGTCCGGCAACTTCGGCGACCCGCAGCTGCTCGTGCGCGCCGCCGACACGGCGAGCCCGGCCAGCTCCGGTGACACGGGGAGCCCGGCCAGCTCCGGTGACACGGCGAGCCCGGCCAGCTCCGGTGACACGGCGAGCCCGGCCAGCTCCGGTGACACCGCCACCGAGACCGCGGTGCCGGCGTGA
- the otnC gene encoding 3-oxo-tetronate 4-phosphate decarboxylase — protein sequence MRRDVVACARSLFTRGLTHGSTGNISVRTQGGFLITPTGSSLGTVEPDELSLVDLTGTHLEGPKPSKEAFLHAAVLRARPGTNAVVHTHSTHAAAVSCLDGLDPADALPPLTAYFAMRIGTLPLLPYHAPGDTALEALAEDTARSHLAMLLSNHGPVVAGATLSAALDALEELEETAKLHLLLTGHRTRPLTPHEAARLAP from the coding sequence CTGCGCCGTGACGTCGTCGCGTGCGCCCGGTCACTGTTCACCCGCGGCCTGACCCACGGCAGCACCGGCAACATCAGTGTCCGCACCCAGGGTGGGTTCCTCATCACCCCCACCGGCTCCAGCCTGGGCACCGTCGAACCCGACGAGCTGTCCCTGGTTGACCTGACCGGCACCCACCTGGAGGGGCCGAAACCCTCCAAGGAGGCGTTCCTGCACGCCGCGGTGCTGCGGGCCCGCCCCGGGACGAACGCGGTGGTGCACACCCACTCCACCCACGCTGCGGCCGTCTCCTGCCTGGACGGCCTCGACCCAGCCGACGCCCTGCCCCCGCTGACCGCCTACTTCGCCATGCGCATCGGCACCCTGCCCCTGCTGCCCTACCACGCCCCCGGCGACACCGCGCTGGAGGCGCTCGCCGAGGACACCGCCCGCAGCCACCTGGCAATGCTGCTCAGCAACCACGGCCCCGTCGTCGCCGGCGCCACGCTCAGCGCGGCACTGGACGCCCTGGAAGAGCTGGAGGAGACCGCGAAGCTGCACCTGCTGCTCACCGGGCACCGCACTCGCCCGCTGACCCCGCACGAGGCCGCCCGCCTCGCCCCCTGA
- a CDS encoding universal stress protein, which yields MNPVHSGSAAAAAAPSIVVHTSERPEGAAALRWALQHVEERAAQYPGTTTVHVVLSHSDREGGRTFFSPAVLEDLQAQLSGSGLPHQVHEPTDDPAGQVIDLAENVQAQLVVTGVARRSATMKFILGSHTQRILLGADCPVVAVKH from the coding sequence GTGAACCCTGTGCACTCCGGATCGGCCGCTGCAGCCGCAGCGCCCAGCATCGTCGTCCACACCAGCGAACGCCCTGAGGGCGCCGCGGCGCTGCGCTGGGCGCTGCAGCACGTCGAGGAGCGAGCCGCCCAGTACCCCGGAACCACCACCGTCCACGTGGTCCTCAGCCACAGTGACCGTGAAGGGGGGCGCACGTTCTTCTCCCCGGCGGTCCTGGAGGACCTGCAGGCGCAGCTGAGCGGCTCCGGCCTGCCGCACCAGGTGCACGAACCCACCGATGACCCCGCCGGGCAGGTCATCGACCTCGCCGAGAACGTGCAGGCGCAGCTGGTCGTCACCGGCGTGGCGCGACGCTCCGCCACGATGAAGTTCATCCTGGGCAGCCACACCCAGCGCATCCTCCTAGGCGCGGACTGCCCGGTCGTGGCCGTCAAGCACTGA
- the glpX gene encoding class II fructose-bisphosphatase, translated as MAPHDIQPLRYQLPDRNLGLDLMRATEAAAMAAGQWAGRGEKNSGDAAAVDAMREVLAGVSMRGRIVIGEGEKDEAPMLHNGELVGDGSGPQIDIAVDPVDGTTLLASGMPNAIAVIAASDRGSMYDPRDVFYMHKLVVGPAAAGRVDIDAPVADTIATVAKAKAVGGADITVAILDRPRHAGLISAVRQAGARIKLFSDGDVAASIAAASPGSSIDILLGIGGTPEGIITACAMKAMGGQIQARLHAGDDDARRRALEAGHDLHRILHTDDLVAGDNTFFVATGITDGDLLAGVHYVPGGARTRSLVMRSRSGTVRSVTSDHCLSKVERYSGGADLGADLGADRGADPL; from the coding sequence ATGGCCCCCCACGACATCCAACCCCTGCGCTACCAGCTGCCTGACCGTAACCTCGGCCTGGACCTGATGCGTGCCACCGAGGCCGCGGCGATGGCGGCGGGACAGTGGGCCGGACGGGGAGAGAAGAACAGCGGCGACGCCGCAGCGGTCGACGCCATGCGGGAGGTGCTCGCCGGGGTGTCCATGCGCGGGCGCATCGTCATCGGGGAGGGGGAGAAGGACGAAGCGCCGATGCTGCACAACGGTGAGCTCGTCGGGGACGGCAGCGGCCCGCAGATCGACATCGCCGTCGACCCCGTCGACGGCACCACCCTGCTGGCCAGCGGCATGCCCAACGCCATCGCCGTCATCGCCGCCTCCGACCGCGGCAGCATGTACGACCCCCGTGACGTCTTCTACATGCACAAGCTCGTCGTCGGCCCCGCAGCAGCCGGCCGCGTCGACATCGACGCCCCCGTGGCCGACACCATCGCCACGGTGGCCAAGGCGAAGGCAGTGGGCGGCGCCGACATCACCGTCGCCATCCTGGACCGCCCGCGTCACGCCGGGTTGATCAGCGCGGTACGTCAGGCCGGAGCGCGCATCAAGCTCTTCTCCGACGGCGACGTCGCCGCCTCCATCGCCGCGGCGAGCCCCGGCTCCTCGATCGACATCCTGCTGGGGATCGGCGGTACTCCCGAAGGCATCATCACCGCGTGCGCCATGAAGGCCATGGGTGGACAGATCCAAGCTCGCCTGCACGCCGGTGACGACGATGCCCGCCGCCGCGCATTGGAGGCCGGACACGACCTCCATCGGATTTTGCACACCGACGACCTCGTGGCTGGCGACAACACCTTCTTCGTCGCTACCGGCATCACCGACGGGGACCTGCTGGCCGGGGTCCACTACGTCCCGGGGGGTGCGCGGACCAGATCGCTGGTGATGCGCTCACGCAGCGGCACCGTCCGCTCCGTCACCAGCGATCACTGCCTGAGCAAGGTGGAGCGCTACAGCGGCGGCGCGGACCTGGGCGCGGACCTGGGCGCAGATCGGGGTGCGGACCCGCTGTAG
- a CDS encoding endo alpha-1,4 polygalactosaminidase, with amino-acid sequence MALPPVDGGFDYQLGGPHTPPPGVSIVERDRIEAPAQVGYDICYVNGFQTQPEDSAVFAAQHPELLVLVNGAPLVDEGWPDEYLFDTSTARGRAALVQIVGAWITGCADAGYEAVEIDNVDSYTRSRSVLTVEDNLALAQEYARLAHAAGLAIAQKNTAEQSVRLRAMGYDFAVTESCVEFEECSAYQDQYPVVLDVEYTDELGDDGFTAACRDGDHPRSMILRDHDLVTPEDPGYTYRRCGT; translated from the coding sequence GTGGCCCTCCCGCCGGTAGACGGCGGGTTCGACTACCAACTGGGCGGGCCTCACACCCCACCGCCAGGGGTGAGCATCGTGGAGCGCGACCGCATTGAGGCCCCGGCTCAGGTGGGGTACGACATCTGCTACGTCAACGGCTTCCAGACCCAGCCCGAGGACTCGGCCGTCTTCGCGGCGCAGCACCCTGAGCTGCTCGTGCTGGTCAACGGCGCGCCGCTGGTCGACGAAGGCTGGCCCGATGAGTACCTCTTCGACACCTCCACGGCCCGTGGGCGGGCTGCGCTGGTCCAGATCGTGGGAGCGTGGATCACCGGGTGCGCCGACGCCGGGTACGAGGCCGTGGAGATCGACAACGTGGACTCCTACACCCGCTCACGGTCCGTCCTCACCGTCGAGGACAACCTCGCGCTCGCGCAGGAGTACGCCCGGTTGGCCCACGCGGCTGGTCTGGCCATCGCGCAGAAGAACACCGCCGAGCAGTCGGTGCGGCTGCGGGCGATGGGGTACGACTTCGCGGTGACGGAGTCTTGTGTCGAGTTCGAGGAATGCTCGGCCTACCAGGACCAGTACCCCGTCGTGCTGGACGTCGAGTACACCGACGAGCTGGGGGACGACGGCTTCACCGCGGCGTGCCGCGACGGTGACCATCCCAGATCCATGATCCTGCGTGATCATGACTTGGTCACCCCTGAGGACCCGGGATACACCTACCGGCGCTGCGGCACCTGA